A part of Babylonia areolata isolate BAREFJ2019XMU chromosome 6, ASM4173473v1, whole genome shotgun sequence genomic DNA contains:
- the LOC143283123 gene encoding uncharacterized protein LOC143283123 isoform X3 — protein sequence MTNYCGRKKRLDCMHPSFLASVSDMMKLNVKMWTLVFVLPYTTLGLSLPSSSSVSQEEQQPSSASSSLTSLTSSLSSSSSSPVAVTFPSVWGVAAEDPPGNAVSRTKRDHKSSERQSLQSSTSDSQDTADADHADVTEGAGLVPPVSPRSAAQRHNSRGTRGRSEQRARPLKKRRRSRTKCQRSKKGQRRRKQRKCRHSRKKDRNGKKRRRKGKKKRKQKKRKTGKRGKKRRKQTVVRVESSVAVTVHRVPGH from the exons ATGACTAACTATTGTGGGAGAAAGAAACGTTTAGATTGTATGCATCCATCTTTTCTTGCCAGTGTCAGTGACATGATGAAGCTCAATGTCAAAATGTGGACCCTAGTGTTCGTCTTGCCATACACCACCTTGGGACTATCATTACCATCCTCATCCTCTGTTTCCCAGGAAGAACAGCAACCTTCTTCAGCTTCCTCTTCCCTGACATCTCTCACATCAtctctgtcgtcgtcgtcgtcgtcgccagtGGCTGTGACGTTTCCCTCTGTGTGGGGAGTGGCAGCGGAAG ATCCCCCTGGCAATGCAGTGTCAAGAACCAAACGCGATCACAAGTCAAGCGAACGACAATCGTTACAGTCATCAACGTCCG ATTCCCAGGACACAGCGGACGCGGACCATGCTGACGTCACAGAGGGCGCAGGCCTGGTGCCCCCCGTGTCTCCACGCTCCGCAGCTCAGCGCCACAACAGCCGCGGGACCAGAGGGCGGTCAGAACAACGTGCCAGACCCCTAAAAAAAAGACGGCGCTCCCGTACAAAATGCCAGAGGAGCAAGAAAGGACAGCGGCGGCGAAAGCAGCGGAAGTGCCGTCACtccagaaagaaggacagaaacgggaagaagaggaggaggaaggggaagaagaagaggaaacagaaAAAGCGGAAAACTGGGAAACGTGGGAAAAAAAGGCGAAAACAG ACCGTGGTCCGTGTTGAAAGCTCCGTGGCCGTGACTGTCCATCGTGTGCCTGGACACTGA
- the LOC143283123 gene encoding uncharacterized protein LOC143283123 isoform X1, producing the protein MTNYCGRKKRLDCMHPSFLASVSDMMKLNVKMWTLVFVLPYTTLGLSLPSSSSVSQEEQQPSSASSSLTSLTSSLSSSSSSPVAVTFPSVWGVAAEDPPGNAVSRTKRDHKSSERQSLQSSTSDSQDTADADHADVTEGAGLVPPVSPRSAAQRHNSRGTRGRSEQRARPLKKRRRSRTKCQRSKKGQRRRKQRKCRHSRKKDRNGKKRRRKGKKKRKQKKRKTGKRGKKRRKQVNGADTASSSSPSSSSSPSSSSSPTAERITVMKKSEANKGRRRNFQPLQVAKGLHVASPLAHERPTPSSKRSPHIPVQELALGYNTRQPLSMDSHRNSQQQNSGSGDAAHPKGTGKVPSASQKRFQRSTPVLLKRLSSSLPTDRYSAAVQTHVFSSSMGRTNALEMLSTRLKQKGDSGKIAPRPFGEERKRQVFADKWS; encoded by the exons ATGACTAACTATTGTGGGAGAAAGAAACGTTTAGATTGTATGCATCCATCTTTTCTTGCCAGTGTCAGTGACATGATGAAGCTCAATGTCAAAATGTGGACCCTAGTGTTCGTCTTGCCATACACCACCTTGGGACTATCATTACCATCCTCATCCTCTGTTTCCCAGGAAGAACAGCAACCTTCTTCAGCTTCCTCTTCCCTGACATCTCTCACATCAtctctgtcgtcgtcgtcgtcgtcgccagtGGCTGTGACGTTTCCCTCTGTGTGGGGAGTGGCAGCGGAAG ATCCCCCTGGCAATGCAGTGTCAAGAACCAAACGCGATCACAAGTCAAGCGAACGACAATCGTTACAGTCATCAACGTCCG ATTCCCAGGACACAGCGGACGCGGACCATGCTGACGTCACAGAGGGCGCAGGCCTGGTGCCCCCCGTGTCTCCACGCTCCGCAGCTCAGCGCCACAACAGCCGCGGGACCAGAGGGCGGTCAGAACAACGTGCCAGACCCCTAAAAAAAAGACGGCGCTCCCGTACAAAATGCCAGAGGAGCAAGAAAGGACAGCGGCGGCGAAAGCAGCGGAAGTGCCGTCACtccagaaagaaggacagaaacgggaagaagaggaggaggaaggggaagaagaagaggaaacagaaAAAGCGGAAAACTGGGAAACGTGGGAAAAAAAGGCGAAAACAGGTGAACGGGGCTGAtaccgcatcatcatcatcaccatcatcatcatcatcaccatcatcatcatcatcacccactgcGGAAAGGATAACGGTGATGAAGAAAAGCGAAGCAAACAAAGGCAGACGCCGAAACTTTCAACCTTTGCAAGTAGCGAAGGGCCTCCACGTTGCCTCTCCGCTGGCACACGAACGGCCTACACCATCCAGCAAGAGGTCCCCCCACATCCCTGTCCAGGAGCTGGCGCTTGGTTACAACACGAGGCAGCCGCTGTCCATGGACAGCCACAGAAACAGCCAGCAGCAAAACAGCGGCTCTGGCGACGCTGCTCACCCGAAGGGGACTGGAAAAGTTCCCAGTGCAAGTCAAAAACGTTTCCAAAGGTCCACACCGGTTCTTTTAAAACGACTCAGTTCATCACTCCCAACTGACAGATACTCGGCTGCTGTACAAACACATGTGTTCAGTTCGTCAATGGGAAGGACAAACGCGTTAGAAATGTTATCAACCCGTTTGAAACAGAAAGGTGATTCTGGAAAAATAGCACCAAGGCCTtttggagaagagagaaaaagacaagtgTTCGCCGACAAATGGTCCTGA